The Arachis ipaensis cultivar K30076 chromosome B03, Araip1.1, whole genome shotgun sequence region AGAAAAAGGGAACTACAACTTCGAAGAGTTTTAGCTGAACCCAGAAACTGAAGTTTGAGGCTGTCTAGAGTTTACGTAGTAGGCTTACCTTAGCTTAACTCGGCTTACACCAGCTTTTTGTCTCTCTTCTGGTTCCTCTTCCTTTATATAGAAGCAATCTTCTTACACCGTTTTCTCAATCCTCAGTCTCATTCCCTTTACTAAAATAGATAGACAGAGAGATAGATTGTTGTTTATTCACAGTTTTCTTGTGTGTTTTGGGAATTTTCTTAATTAGTTGTTTATTTTCGTATGTTCTAGGTTTTTCTTTTGGCCTGTTTGTGGGGTTGGTGAATTCTGGATTTTGATTGTAAAGTTTGAAGCTTTTCTGAGTTTAAATGTGGGACTTTGCATTGATATCTCACATCAAGTGCAATTCAGCAGTTGCGCCATTCTGAGTGCATTTGGTTCTTTATGTGCTGTACTAGTTTTGATACATTTGCCATGGTCATTTGGAATTTGGGGCCAAATATTcagatttttcttatttttaccaTTTTTAAGAAGTTGCATTTAGCTTGAGCGCTGTTTTTCAATTAAATTGTTGCTGTTATGATTTTGAAGCAGTTTCTgtccaaaatttgattttgaagcagTTTCTGTATAAAATTTATCTTTAATGCAGTTGAACTTGTGCCAATTTTGAGgattgaaattattttggaaaattttCAATAGTTTTGGATGGTGATTTTTTAGCTTTCTTCAACAGTTGGTCTGTGGATTTTAAATATAGGATATTTTGAGTGACTCATATATACTTCCAATAAGACTTTtgatagtttgaaaaaaaaaaaagtggaaaATAGTTAATGAATATTGATTTTGATAGCTTTGAAAAAATGATTTTGAGAGAAATGATGAGTTTTGTAATAGTGAGGTTGGTTGAAGTTGAGTTAGCATACTAAATTTTAGAGAGCAATTTGTATCAGGTCAACAAAGTGTTCTGTAAATTTTCAGATTATATATATttcaatttaaaatctaatttgcTTTTCTAAAAAACTTTTCTTGTACAAATTTCCTTGgctcaaaatttatgtatgtctGATTATCTGTATCTGGCGCCAAGTTCTAATTTGGTCCTTAAAGTTTCAAACGTTATGTTTTAGTCATATTTCAgtccaaaataatttcaaaaacgGATTCTAATACCAAAAAATAGATATGACTTAACAATAAAATTGTTAAGTCCATATCAATCATTCCATTAACTATGTGTCAAATTTAATTGAATCCGTTTAAaaccttttaaaataaaatagaagtttAAAAGgttagaaactaaattaaaatttaacccaAGAGTTGGGGACCAAAATAGCAGTTTACCAATTTTTTCTATTTGTTTAGGGAATATTTGTAGTTTAAGTTTTGATTTAATTTCCTACTCTTTACCGATGACTTGGCAGAAGTGGTAACTTTTCAGGCTTGTCGGACGCTGGTAATCTGGGAAGGAATTTCAAGTGGAAACTTGCCAACAAAAGAACTCTAACACAAGCTGAATTTTGATTTGAAGTTTGTTTTCTAACATAATCATGGAAGATCAGTTTTTCTCTGAGGGAGAGGGAATTGGGTATTGGACACCTCCTGGCGCTCAATTCGATGGACCAAGCATGATAGACAACGGaataaaaaatctgaaaattCCCGGTGAAAAAACTGTACTATGCATTGAAGAATCAGCTTGCTATATAAATGATATTGTGGTAGGAGGATTTGTTCGTGCATGTGTTAAACATTATCTCGAGGAAGGGCAAGGTGTAGCTGGGAAAGCGCTTCAATCAAATCGTCCATTCTTCTATTCCGATGTGAAGGCCTATAATATTAGTGAATATCCCATTGTTCACCATGCGCGAAAATATAAGTTGAATGCTGCCGTTGCAGTCAGGCTAAGGAGTATTCATACCAATGATGATGATTACATAATAGAATTCTTTCTACCTGTCATTATGAATGGAAGTCAAGAACAGCAACTTTTATTAGACAATCTATCAGATACTATGCAGAGAATGTGTCAGAGTTTGAGGATAGTTTCAGATGATGAATTATACGGGATAGAAGGTTCGCAAGTGCAGTTTTCAAAGGAAGAAGGCTCGAGTTTTTTCTCTATGTATAGGGGAAATTCTCATATGGCGCCGGAAGGTGACCATGATTCGGTCCAGCCTATGTCCTTGACAAACAATGAAACTGAAGCTGCTCATAACCAGGTATATCTTAACAGTTGCTTCATTTGAGAAatcatttattataatttatgatTCAACTTTGTAGGCAATGGATGGATCAAGAAAGCAGactgagaaaaagaaaagtacaGTGGAGAAGAATGTTAGCTTGAGTGTTCTCCAGCAATATTTCTCCGGTAGTCTTAAAGATGCGGCTAAAAGCCTTGGTGGTAAGACTACTACAGCTTTGTCCCTGcagatttcttttaatttattcaatCAGCATATTATTTTGGGTTAGATGATAGATTCTGGTTCTAAAAATATATAGATGACAAATATTTGTGAAAAACACCAAGATGATTATTATTGACAAGTGATTCTTCTTTAACAGTTTGCCCAACAACCCTGAAAAGGATATGCAGGCAACACGGAATCGCAAGATGGCCATCGCGCAAGATCAATAAAGTTAATCGTtcgttaaaaaaaatacaaaccgTGCTTGACTCAGTCCAGGGTGTGGAAGGAGGACTGAAGTTTGATCCTTTCAAGGGGGGATTTATTCCAGGAGGATCAAGCAACCAAGAAATTAATGCACATAAAAGTTCTCTCTTCCGGAAGAAATGTTCTGGAAAATATCCTGATCCCGCAGCAAAAGATGCAGTCACCGTATCTCCGGCATCTGGTAGCAAAGGTGAGAATTTAGCTTCTGCATTTAGACATGCTTATATCTAATTCCAAGGGTGAGTTGAAGAAAAACAAAGCTTTTTTCTGTTGGTGTAGATTCAAAACCAATAGGCATGGATGATGGTGGATTACGGCAGGAACCCTTTCCGGTTTCTATTTTGGAAAGTTCTAGGTGTGATATAGCATATCACAGTCCAAACACCTTGGTTGCCAATGAGATGGAAAATTATCTGAATGGGGCTGACAAGCTCGGCGAGCATCACAATCCCGCTACTTCAAGCATGTCAGACTCGTCAAATGATTCTAAATCTATAATCACAATCACaattacaaataaataaattttgtctaatttagatttttataacTTCTTCCCAAGTCGTGAAGGCTACAAATTCATCCAACAAAGCAATTCAATGATTTtctgaaataaaaataattctaaaattctgtttctttgattttattaaaaaatataactatttAAAACTATTTTAGTTAATATTATATACAAATTCTATTAGAGTTGGTATTCCAACGTTtgtatttttttatacaaaaaaatctttttaaatttctcatAGAAATCGATTGCGTTGATGAATAAGCTCTCAATACTGTCCAAAAACCTTTCCTATTCCAAAGAgtgttttggattttttttaatctcGAGGTGCGTTTATTTGGAACTGTCGTACATCTAATATAGTGATAGTGATTGCGCTGATGAATAAACTTTCAATGCTGTCCAAAAACCTTTCTTTTTACAAAGAGtttcttggattttttttatCTCGAGATGCGTCTCTTTGGAATTGTCATGCATTTAATATAGTGATAGTGATTGCGCCATTCAAAAACCTTTCCTTTTACAAAGAgtcttttggattttttttatctcGAGGTGCATTTTTTTGGAACTGTCATGCATCTAATATAGTGATAATGATTGCGTTGTCTAAAAATCTTTCCTTTTTACAGAATTTTTTAGAACTGTCATGCATCTAATATAGTGATAGTAATTGCACTGTTCAAGAATTTTTTTATCTCAGGGTGCCACGCATCTaatatagtttatttttttctgGATCTCGAGGTACGATCCATGCATctaatatagttttttttttggatCTCGAGGTGCGATTTTTCAGAACCGCCATACAACAAATAGTTTTTTATTAGGTTTAACAAAGAGTCagaattttcttttgaataatggAAAGGGCGAATAATGGGAATGGAACTTCTTTTGAATAATGGAAAGGGCGAATAGTGGGAATCGAACTCGCGTCTTCTCCTTGGCAAAGAGAAATTTTATTATTGGACTATATTTGGATATTTGAATTGTATTTGATACATAAtatatcaattttatttatgttttaattttatataGATTACTCTATGCTTTTAATGTTAATaggattttttaaatattattttttatattttcttattctttaattttatataaGTTACTATATTCTTTCAATGttaataaattctttttaataggtataaattgagttaaattctaatttattttcacattttatatttactttttgttatattactatataaatcaacattcactttgtataatttttttatccCTCCTCACATAatctcatatctttttttttcctaCCACTTTtgctaaatatatatatatatagtaagtaACTATGTAATTGTATTTATTAAGAAGAAAGTGAAGAAAAAAATGACAGTGACTCAACTAACCATGATAAAGAAGATTTGACTTAAATTACTTTTTAATCCTTTTGTTTCTAATTGAActacttttaattattttatttctaCTTCTTATGTGTCTTATTATTATAGCttaggatttttttttcatttttcttctcacTCTCatgacatttattttttttagattactctataattttatattctcCTATTCTCTATTTTTATATAGGTTACTCTATCTTTTTATAGTCTCttactatttatttttatataagatACTGTATGGTTTTAATGTTaatattatttctctttaatgggTATAAATTGAGTAATAAAACATAATTTATCCTCTTCTTTTATACATAAGGTTTAGGGTTTTTCAAAAGTAActtttttgagtttttgactTATAGAAAGTAGTggtattaatgtctggtgcaattttcaaaaccaaattgtggttttctaagaaactatttagaaacttatagagaagttaaaaaaatgacttctctcataatactactactttttatcacaaatctataaaataagcacttttaaagctaaaaacccaaatacaaaataatttatttataaattacttttaatataattatttattatttaagttatttttcaAAAGGAGTTTAATTAAGCTGTTTATCCAAACTGAACCTTACTCCTTCTTATGTTTTCTATATAAATTAACATTTACTTAACACctcttctttatcttctctttCACATAATATCATGCCACTTATTTTTTTTCCtccatttttattaatattttgcaCAAATATTTAAAGAATTCAGTTGATAGCACAATTCTTTTTTTAGTTTGATAAACATATGTATAAAGTAATAAATTCTTAAAATACTAAatctttacaatttttttttatttttggtttaattATATTCACCAgttatttcaatcatatattttttttttctttcaataatttataatttttaatatcaTTTAGTTAATTTAAGTAAGGACTACTACGCCTTCACGTCTTATGTCCCAGGCACTGTAAAGAACATGCTTCCCCCAACCGCCCCAAAGTTGAACTTTCACAATAATGGGTTTTCATATGGATTTAAAAACTTCTTACTCAGATTGGTTATTTTCTGTGCAGTGTCTATCAAATAACAAAAGAGCAGCTTTAACAGAGATAATTTATGTGTTACGAGCTGTGTATCATGCGCATAGTTTGCCACTGGCATTGATATTTCAAAGTGCGTGCGATATTTTAGAACTGTCATGCAACAAATAGTTTTTTATTGAGTTTAAGAAAGATTCAGAATTTTCTTTTGATTAAGGGAAAGGGCGGATGGTGTGAATGGAACCCGCGGCTTCTCTTTGACCAAGAGAAGTTTTATTATTGGNNNNNNNNNNNNNNNNNNNNNNNNNNNNNNNNNNNNNNNNNNNNNNNNNNNNNNNNNNNNNNNNNNNNNNNNNNNNNNNNNNNNNNNNNNNNNNNNNNNNNNNNNNNNNNNNNNNNNNNNNNNNNNNNNNNNNNNNNNNNNNNNNNNNNNNNNNNNNNNNNNNNNNNNNNNNNTAACAttcattttatataattttatatctcttttttttactatttttgttAAATATATGTTCCAAGTAACTATGTAATTGTATTTATTAGGAAAAAATGGAGAAAATGATAGTGACTCaactaatcataaaaaaaaagatttgacttAAATTACTTTTTAATTCTTTTGTTTCTAATTGAACTacttttaactattttatttCTACTTCTCATGATACTATATGTCTTCTCTGTTAATATTATTTCTCTTTATTAGCTATAAACATAATTCATCctcttttataatcattcttTCTTATAATTATTATATAGTGTTACAACTTAagattcttctttatttttcttctaactaTTATGTCATTTATTTTTTTAGGTTACTCTATACTTTTTATAGtctcttattatttatttttatataaaaaataagataCTGTATGATTTTAATATTAATGTTATTTCTTTTTAATAGATACAAATTgagtaataaaatataattcatcGTCTTTTTCATACTTactctttcttatgttttctataTAAATCAACATTTACTTAAcacttcttctttatcttctcttttcaCATAATATCATACCATTTAATAAATTTCTAAAATATTATacctttatatttttttaataatttttggtATAATTGTATTCAGGAGTTATTTCATCCAtatattatttctttttctttcaataatttatatttttaatatcatTTAGTTAATTTAAGGACTATGTCCCAGGTACTGTAAAGAACATGCTTCCCCCAACCGCCCCCAACAACAATAAATAGAAGACAAGGGCCAAAAACAAAGTTGAACTTTCACAATGCTGTATTTTCCTATGGATTTAAACACTTCTTACTCAGATTGGTTATTTTCTGTGCAGTGTCTATCAAATAACAAAAGAGCAGCTTTAACAGAGATAATTGATGTGTTACGAGCTGTGTGTCGTGCGCATAGTTTGCCACTAGCATTGACATGGATCCCCTGTTATTATAGTGAGGGGATAGGAGATGAAGCTTCAAGAATACGGACTAAAGATGGGCGTAAAATTCCCGGTGAAAAAACTGTACTATGCATTGAAGAATCAGCTTGCTATACAAATGATATTGTGGTAGGAGGATTTGTTCGTGCATGTGTTGAACATTATCTCGAGGAAGGGCAAGGTGTAGCTGGGAAAGCTCTTCAATCAAATCGTCCATTCTTCTATCCCGATGTGAAGGCCTATAATATTAGTGAATATCCCCTTGTTCACCATGCGCGAAAATATAAGTTGAATGCCGCCGTTGCAATCAGGCTAAGGAGTATACATACCAATGATGATGATTATATAATAGAATTCTTTCTACCTGTCAATATGAATGGAAGTGAAGAACAGCAACTTTTATTAGACAATCTAGCAGGTACTATGCAGAGAAAGTGTCAGACTTTGAGGAAAGTTTCGGATGCTGAATTACATGGGATAGAAGGCTCGAGTTTTTGCTCTATGTCTAGGGGAAACTCTCATATGGCGCCGGATGGTGACCATGATTCGGTCCAGCCAATGTCCGTGACAAACAATGAAACGGAAGCTGCTCATAACCAGGTATATCTTAACAGTTGCTTCATTTGagaaattatttattataatttatgatTCAACTTTGTAGGCAATGGAGGGATCAAGAAAGCAGATTGAGAAAAAGAGAAGTCCAGTGAAGAAGAATTTTAGCTTGAGTGTTCTCCAGCAATACTTCTCCGGTAATCTTAAAGATGCGGCTAAAAGCCTTGGTGGTAAGACTACTACAGCTTTGTCCGTGCTGATTTCTTTAATTTATTCAATCAGCATATTATTTTGGATTATATGATAGATGATAAATATTTGTGAAAAACACCAAGATGATTATTATTGACAAGTAATTCTTCTTGAACAGTTTGCCCAACAACCCTGAAAAGGATATGCAGGCAACACGGAATTGCAAGATGGCCATCGCGCAAGATTAACAAAGTGAATCGCTCGTTAAAGAAAATACAAACCGTGCTCGACTCGGGTGTGGAAGGAGGACTGAAGTTTGATCCTTACAAGGGGGGATTTATGTCAGGAGGATCAAGCAACCAAGAAATTAATGCACATAAAAGTTCTCTCTTCCGGAAGAAATGTTCTGTAAAATATCCTGATCCTGCAGCAAAAGATGCAGTCACCATATCTCCGGCATCCGGTAGCAAAGGTGAGAATTTAGCCGTTAACCAGCTTCTGCATTCAGACATACTTATCTCTAATTCCAAGGGTGAGTTGAAGAAAAACAAAGCTTTTTCTGTTGATGTAGATTCAAAGCCAATAGCCATGGGTGATGGTGGATTACGCCAAGAACCCTTTCCGGTTTCTATTTTGGAAAGTTCTAGGTGTGATGTAGCATATCACAGTCCAAACTCCCTGGTTGCCGATGAGATGGAAACTTATCTGAATGGGGCTGACAAGCTCGGCGAGCATCACAATCCCACTACTTCAAGCATGACAGACTCGTCGAGTGGCTCTTGCTCAATTTTGCGCCCCAGCTCATCTGGCTCTCCGAAATTTGAGAATCGGAAACATTTGAAAGCCAAATCACCTTGTGTTCGTAGGGGATCAAAAATTATTGTCAAAGCTGCCTACGGAGAAAATATTATCCGTTTCAAGTTTGATCCTGCAGCTGGTTGTCTCCAGCTCTATGAAGAAGTTGCAACAAGATTCAAATTACAAATCGGATCTTTCCAACTCGAGTATCTCGACGATGAAGACGAATGGGTGAGGATGGTAACTGACACAGATTTGGAAGAATGCATAGAAATGTTTGATGATCTTGGCACCGCTGTGAAATTTCTTGTTCGCGAGCCGTGCAGTAACAGTTGATGAATTCAATGAACCACAAGAAATCTTTGATCCAAATAACTTCAATGACACATCCAAGACATTTCATAGAAATGTCTTCATCTGACTTGTGTGGTTGAGTTCTTCTGCCAACATATATATTTCATTAGCATTGTCTTTTAGCCACACAAGTGATATGAAAACATTTTTATGGAGTTTTTTGGATGTGGTATTGGGGTTATTTAAATTGAagatttcttgtaattcaatttTCAAAGAGGAAAGGACCTTGAAGCACAATCATACTTCTTTAAAGTGTCTAATAGAGTCACAAGTAAGCACTAGAATAATAAATACGTAATTCTATACATGAAGGATGCAGCTTATACAGTTTTATAGTTAAATAGTTGCTGTCAAGAGTGAGATAAATAGTTCTAAGTTACTTTTATCCCAGTTTTTGTATAAAATTATCAATAATTTGGGATAGATACTGTAAAtaagtttttctataattttattgtttttattctcacaggataatttaattaataataaaaattaatacgAGTGCTTAATAACTATTATTTCTACTATTTTTGGTGTATTATTTATCCAAAAACTTGCATAGCAAAAAAGGTAACAAATAAAAGCAAGAAAATATAGTAGAGACATTTTTATCAGGTACAAAAAAAGATCTCTCAAATAATTACATTATCTTTTCataatctatttatttattaataatatattataatAGAATTAAAGGTTCCGTATTTATTCTTAACTTTTTAGGATTTTATTGTTCAAGATATCAAATTCAGCACTATTGCTTAATTATTTCATTGTCATTCTCAATATAACAAGAATGGAATCAGGTTCTATAATATTTTGGAGATCCACATTCTATCGAACTAAACtaaggcttagtttggtaaagctttttactttttaaaagtagcttataaaagctaacttttaaaagatggttttttaaaagttgtagcatttatatttggtaaatcaaattaaaaattacttttaataatcACAAGCAATAACAATTgcatttggtaaaatagcttttaaaatttaaaaatactataatagacataaatgcaagcattaaatttgaaaattagttaacatatgaggttatattagacttttaaattttgaaaagcacaagccaactttaaaaagctctatcttaggtgctttcaaaagtaccccgatcttttaaaagctacaagcacaagcacatgatcttttttatttaccaaacacaaaatgaggagcttgagcttttaaaaagcacaagcacctcttcGAAAAGCTTTACCAAAACCAAGCTTAAGAGcgcttattatttattttttaataacataataatacttattatttaattttaagtgACCCCAATACATCTTGTCCATATACCATATATTATATAGAAATATTGATATATATGTATCTCCGATTTAAATTGATTTTAATTGATCCCTTATTGTTTCTCTTTCGATAAGTATTAGTTCGAGATAGGAATGATATGATTTGGAGTATTCCAACgtttatattttttatacaaaaaatatttttgaatttttcgtaGAAATTGATTGCACTGATGAATAAGCTTTTAATATTGTccaaaaactttttctttttcaaagagttttttgaattattttggatCTCCAAATGCGTTTCTTTGGAATTGCCATGCaactaatataattttttactgTCCTACGAAAAGATCCGTCCAAAAAACCTTTCattttttaaagaattttttgaattttttttggataTTGAGGTGTGTCTCTTTGGAAGAGCCAAAAACCTTTCCTTTTtcaaagagttttttttttttggatcttGAGATGCGTTTCTTTGGAATTGTCAAAAACCTTTCCTTTTTTAAagagttttttgaatttttttagatCTCGAGGTGCGTTTCTTTGGAACTGTCATACaactaatataattttttattcctCTACAATTGTCTTCCATGTAAAGTAGCACGTGTGCGTCATACCTGAGGTTCACCATTTCGTGTGCGTTATACCTGAGGtctaggggtggcaaaacgggtcgagcccgtcgggccgatccgctaaacccgctaaaaaaggcgggtcgggctAGGATTTGGAACCCGCCAAATTACAAAAACCCGCCAAACCTGCACCGCCAAATTGGCGGGTtatggcggggcggggcgggccggtccgccgggtcgaagatttttatttttcttttttttttaattaaataaaagagtgattactgttataaaattaataattatagaatttttaatcactttttttcattttttgtttgggGCGGGTTGGGGCGGGCCGgcccgctttgccacccctacTGAGGTCCACCATTTCGTGGCTGATGCACTAGGAATGGGCTGTGTCAGACGGCAGACTCCATTTCGTGGCCACCATTCTTGAGATGGCTCTTATTTCTATTTCGTGGCTGACCCTTGCAAATTGGCTATACGTTTTTAAGGAGGAGTTTCAAACCGCGTATAATGGGAATTAAACATTTTCCCATGCACATTTAAGTAAAAAAGCCCATAGATTACTTTATGTTTTCAATGTTAATAGGAttcttttaatattatttttcatatttctTTAGTCTTTAATTTTATATAGATTACTATATCCTTTCAATGttaataaattctttttaatagatATAAATTGAGTTAAATTCTAATTCATTttcacattttatatttattctttgtCATATGACTATATAAATCAACATTTAGTTTacacaatttttttattcttcctcACATAATCTcatgtctcttttttttttcctaccACTTTTACTAAATATATGTAGTAAGTGATTATGTAATTGTATTTATtagaaaaaaagtgaaaaaaaaatgacAATGACTCAAccaaccatgaaaaagaaaacttgacttaaattattttttaatccttttgtttttaattgaattacttttaactattttatttttacttctcaTGTGCATTATTATTATAACTCAggaatttttttcattttctttctcacTCTCATgacatttatttttctttagattactctataattttatattctcttctctactttTATATTGGATACTATATGTCTTCAATGTTAATATTGTTTTTCTTTATTAGCTATAAACATAATTCATCCTTATTCCTCTTTTATACTCACTCTTTCTTATGATTATTATGTAGTGTTACAACTTAggattcttcttcatttttcttctcaCTTCTTCTCACTCTTATGTAATTTGTTTAGGTTATTCTATGCTTTTTATAGTCTCttactatttatttttatataagatACTATATGGTTTTAATGCTAATGTTATTTCTCTTTAATAGCTATAAATTGAGTAATAAAACATAATTCATCCTCTTCTTTCATACTtactcctttttatattttctataTAGATCAATATTTACTTGACACCTCTTCGTTATCTTCTCTTTTCACATAATATCATGCCATTTATTCTTTTTCCTCAATTCATACTAATATTTTGCATAAGTATTTAAAGAATTCAGTTAATAGCCacaattcttttttttagtttgataaaCATATGTATTAATAATTCATCCTCTTTTAATATACTCACTCtttcttatgattattatatagCATTACAACTTagcattcttcttcattttctttctcattcttatgtcatttattttttttttaggttACTCTATACTTTTTATAATCTCTTACTCTTAATTTTATATAAGATACTAGATAATTTCAATGTTAATGTTATTTCTCTTTAATATGTATAAATTATGTAATAAAACATAATTTATCATcttctttcatatttattcttgtttatatttttcATATAAATCAATATTCACTTCATATCTCTTCTTTATCTCTTCTTTTCACATNNNNNNNNNNNNNGcgctttattcttttttttttttttttcttcattcttaCTAATATTTGACACAAGTATTGAAAGGATTTGGTTATTGACTACAACTCTATTTTTAGTTTGCTAAACATGTATTAGGTAATAAATTCCTAAAACTCTAtatctttataattttttaggttttttttaatttttagtctaATTGTATTCATTAgttatatcattcatatataatttttttctttcaacaatttaattatatttttttaatatcattTAGTTATGAtatgttgaaaatacataatattattatgagtcatgaaaaacaaaattaaaaaagttaaattttaattttaattatatatcatGTCCTTTataagttttttaatttttttatttttagtctaATTGTATTCATTAATCATATCATCCATATATCACTTCTTTTTCATTTCAACTATTTACATTTTTTAATATCATTTAAttctaatattattaaaaatacataatcttATTGtgaatcatgaaaaataaaataaaaaaattaaatgttaatTTCAATTATTGTAATAtacaaaatataaaatcaaataaataaatttaaattgagtatttttataattttacttaaaaaaattatgtataaatttttaattatataatattaaattttaaattaattatatattttatacagtATCTATCTATTTTATTAATCCAGTAAATAAATTAACGGTGGATGAACAAAATAA contains the following coding sequences:
- the LOC110269345 gene encoding protein NLP9-like is translated as MEDQFFSEGEGIGYWTPPGAQFDGPSMIDNGIKNLKIPGEKTVLCIEESACYINDIVVGGFVRACVKHYLEEGQGVAGKALQSNRPFFYSDVKAYNISEYPIVHHARKYKLNAAVAVRLRSIHTNDDDYIIEFFLPVIMNGSQEQQLLLDNLSDTMQRMCQSLRIVSDDELYGIEGSQVQFSKEEGSSFFSMYRGNSHMAPEGDHDSVQPMSLTNNETEAAHNQAMDGSRKQTEKKKSTVEKNVSLSVLQQYFSGSLKDAAKSLGVCPTTLKRICRQHGIARWPSRKINKVNRSLKKIQTVLDSVQGVEGGLKFDPFKGGFIPGGSSNQEINAHKSSLFRKKCSGKYPDPAAKDAVTVSPASGSKDSKPIGMDDGGLRQEPFPVSILESSRCDIAYHSPNTLVANEMENYLNGADKLGEHHNPATSSMSDSSNDSKSIITITITNK
- the LOC107632301 gene encoding protein NLP9 produces the protein MSQCLSNNKRAALTEIIDVLRAVCRAHSLPLALTWIPCYYSEGIGDEASRIRTKDGRKIPGEKTVLCIEESACYTNDIVVGGFVRACVEHYLEEGQGVAGKALQSNRPFFYPDVKAYNISEYPLVHHARKYKLNAAVAIRLRSIHTNDDDYIIEFFLPVNMNGSEEQQLLLDNLAGTMQRKCQTLRKVSDAELHGIEGSSFCSMSRGNSHMAPDGDHDSVQPMSVTNNETEAAHNQAMEGSRKQIEKKRSPVKKNFSLSVLQQYFSGNLKDAAKSLGVCPTTLKRICRQHGIARWPSRKINKVNRSLKKIQTVLDSGVEGGLKFDPYKGGFMSGGSSNQEINAHKSSLFRKKCSVKYPDPASGSKGENLAVNQLLHSDILISNSKGELKKNKAFSVDVDSKPIAMGDGGLRQEPFPVSILESSRCDVAYHSPNSLVADEMETYLNGADKLGEHHNPTTSSMTDSSSGSCSILRPSSSGSPKFENRKHLKAKSPCVRRGSKIIVKAAYGENIIRFKFDPAAGCLQLYEEVATRFKLQIGSFQLEYLDDEDEWVRMVTDTDLEECIEMFDDLGTAVKFLVREPCSNS